GTGAACTCCCAAACTTTAAAAGATGCAGAATGTTCCACGTTAAAGGTCTAGACAGATACTgttttataattacattttattagtgcaacaggtttttaaaaatctggCTGACAGGGCTTAAGTAGCCTGACTCCAATTAGGCTCGTAAAATGACATCAACATACGTCACACTTGATGAACGACGGCCTTTCTACATCAAGCTAAATATGCCAgcataacacacaaacaggaaggCCAACAGACAGAAGCAGAGACGCCAGGGATGCAACTGATTAAGCGTGTAAAGCCAATTTAGGCAAATCAACTtaactacacaacacacactcgtGCCCTCCATCCGGGTGACTTAATAAAGGCGGCTACAGAATGAACAAAGAGCACCCAATAACGTGTGTGAAATATCTCCGAACTCAGATCTGGCTCCACTCCCTTCCACTTTCATGCCGATTCCCTTTAAACGTGATCAAAGCCACAATCATGATGCGACACCAGTGTCATTTTCAGACCAGAATTCAACAAATCACCGGATTAAAGCCCTTATAATATCCAATGCATCCAGGGCATGCAAGAGCCTCAAACCGGGCTGGCCGGAGAGCAGCAGTCACACGTCACGCCGCCGCTTTCCACGCTTCGACATTAGCTGATTCACTGTAGTTGTAACGTCAGGCAGCGTGTGAACACGTAAATCACATCAAGACCATCTGAACAACATGTGAGCATGCGACCATCATCAGATCCAGTCCAGCAATCGCAACAGGATGACTAATAAAACTCAAAATAGTTTAAGTCCAGCAACTCTGAGTTTGATTATTAATTGAATTTAACTGAATTATCTGAATTTGGATTAAACCAGCCTTGTGACCAGGGGTGTTTATGGGCTAGGACGTCACGACACCTGGGTCATGATACGATTATAccacgatatattgtgataatgtacatattgcgatattccaCAGTCCACCGAAAATGTAGAAACGGAGCTGATATAcccaatatcaataaatatgaataattcagccaagacaacataactcagaactgaattttggactaaatttgtaaacaaaaatattgatacttgacgtccctgtatcgatacaatattaCCACGTAAAATACcatgatatattgctgtatccaTATTTTCCAACAACCCTACTTGAGACATAAGAAAAActgagcttttttattttttttttgcatcacatcATAAGGACTcaacacaactacacaacacTCCCTTAAGTCTTTAGGATTTATTTCAGAAACAGTGGGACTAACATACAACATCCTCGACTGAACaaccagactttttttttttttttaatatatatatatataataataataataataagaagaagaagaagcagccaAACGGTTTACCTGCAGGTGAAGAGGTGATACTTTCACGCTGTACCTCAGCGGCTCAGCACTGGAGTTAGGTTGAGCTGCGCTCAGAGAGAACTGCAGCTTTTCTCCAACCACCCGGCAGCACATGGCCTGAGAAAATAATTTAGAAAAATATGcattcatttaacatttattgtgATGCGAGTTAATGTGAGAACGGAGAACTGTATTTCTAACGGCCTTTAAGAACGGGAAAGGGTTAAGTTGATGTGTTCAAATTTTCTCTCGTTGTCAGCAATTGTACTAATTCCCACAGGATTTATACTATTATTGCACAGAGTGAGTTCATACCTGTCCAGTTTAGAGTATTAAATGTTCACAATTGATCAGTACTGCTTTCACTTCATTCTTAAAGAAATAACCCCGCATTTCTAATTCCACAACTCGACTGGCACCAGGACGAAACCGCAACGTCAAAGAATGTGGAGCATCAACTGGAAACAGGACATCATACGAATGCACAGTGACACCTTCCCGAACATTCAGAAGAGGCCAGGGGGCAAATTTCGCAGACTATGGCTGAGACTCACCAAGTTCATGTATTCTCCCGATATCCATCATATTCAATATCAAATACTCCGATTAGCTCTTCTGCAACAGTTTATGCCGTTTCTTAAACATTTCATACAAAATCTATCAAATACTTACTCCATGATTGTTTATTACACAATAACTACCTAGTCCTGTGTAATGACAATTTTGGGGGGATATTTTTAAGGGCTAGTAGtagtgctgcacaattaatctaattgcaattgtaatcgcgatgtcagtctgtgcgattaaatgaacgcaaaaagctgcgatttaaatgtgacttgtttggtcacgtgactttcgattcggttcaatggagacctcagattcgtgactcacatagacatatggctacacgtacgtcaacgtcgccgccatattgcgataggctctgctgtggcgtgaagcatgtacatgtctatggagagaagtgcataaaaatgcctcactcttgtgctgctttgggctgtacaaaccactgtacactccaaaccagatcccgggggattacatttcataggtaaggctggacaattgttttaaatatatttggccattagaAAATCtggttttataagtcttaaccttagctaagctaggctaagctaacgaagctatgcattcctgtgttcaagtcagcctccgaacaacgttttggctaaacgtaggcattaactatttacactgttcttagctgtttagttaacgtTTCTCAAACTttggtttcctaaagaaattcacctcagtttacaaatcttaaccttagctaagctagcaaagctatgcatccctgtgttcaagtcagcctccaaacaacgttttgcttaaacgtaagaactataatacgggattttataatatccaaatatattcaaaaacagttgtttagccttaccagggtttgtcgttcgacagtaatgtaaaagagtttttgtcattatttaatttagtagaatattgtattttgaaagcactgggcatttcaagttgttataagtagtttgtatgtttcactttgaaattaaacatttcactattagtaatttgtatgcgccTTTTCATTGATAtgaagtgccctttatcatatcgcaatattgatatcaataattgcaatatgtctttttccccaaatcgtgcagccctagctAGTAGGCTAAGAAAgcagctccgtaatcagaaggttgccagttcgaatcccgagccaccaaggtgccactggtcaaagcaccgtctccacacactgctccccgggctccagTCAcagctgcccaatgctcaccatggtttaaagcagaggacatgctTCGCTGTGTCACtctgggctgtgctgcagtgtttcacaatgacaatcacttcacgtatTTGTACAATGGGATGTTTCAGGAACATTTCTCAGGCTACAgccatttctgaatgatcaaGTCAGCACATGAAGACCGAGCTCATGCACCAAACGAGGAAGAGAAAATGAGTTTATAACTTCCCCGGGTCACACTGCGATTTATTCAGGTAAAGGCGCTGGAGGAGCCGCGGTGGGGGTAATATTTGCTCTCCACATTCGAGGCACCACCAAGGCAGGTTGATTTCGGGTACAAATCAGGGGAATAATCTACTTACTGTTAGGAGGCAGGACGAATGTAAGCCtctgcacgcacacacgcacaagcacacacacacacacacacacactgagccacCTGAGTGAAAATAATGCAGTGGCTGGGTCGCCAGACATAAAAGTCTCCAGAGAGTAATCAGAGCGGAAGGCAGGACGTTAACGAAGACCGATGAGAAAAGACGGGGAGAGTCGTTGAGTTCCTTCGTTTATACCCCAGTAAACTCAGGAGTGGCGGTAGGCAGTAGTAACAGTGGAGTAAGCTGCTGGACGCCTGCGCTGAGGTCATTACAAACTGCTTAGGAAGGGAATTCTCCTAAGAGGCTATCGACTCCAATAAGACGTTTTTAAGCCAATTGGCCGGGGGGGCTGAAAGGCGTGGATGCGATCTCAGACCTGAAACGACGCTTATAGAGCCGGGCTGCTCTTCTCACCGGCCCACGGGGTGGACGGTGGGGAAAAAACGGTTGAAGCTGTTCCCAGCGACAAGCAGGGACAGCAAGGGACGGGTCACAATCTCGGCCACATTTCTTACGCGACGCAGTCCCACCTTCTGTCCAGGTGACTTCCTGAAGCTGCATACTTGGTCCAGGACCAGGTCAGACGACTGAAGACCATCCTCCTCGAATATCAGTCGCACCGAGTTCTggggaaataaaagcaaaacgGGGTTCTACACGGAGCCTGGTGCATGTCCTCTTTAAACCTTAACTTTCCAAAGCGGCTTTAAGACGGGGAGCTCACCGCGGTCTCCGCGGCGCGCTCGTTCAGCGTCCTGAACCAGGCTCGCCGCCACTGGCTCTTCCAGCTCCTCTGCGACAGCGCCCAGTTCAGCAGGGCGCCGGCTTCCTCCGGCACCGGCCCGGCGTGGCCGCTCCCGCCGCGGCCGTAAAAGTACTGGACGAAGTAGACGAGCAGCGTCGCGACGGAGGCGACGAACAGGGTCACCATGCACAGCCACTGCGCGTCGTCCGAGACGCAGGCCATCTTGGCCGACCGACACACCGAGCCGCGGAGCTACGGGGCGGGCATTCCTCTCCGAGCCGCCCGGCCGTCCCGGTCGCACCTTGCTCTTGCGGAGATTTTCGGCTTCCCGTCGCCCTCCACAACGCCCATAAGAGCCCAAGCCCAGAGAAGGGGATCCCCGGTCCGCTAAAACAACCCGGATTCCCGGCGTTCGGAGCGAGAAAAAGTTAACCGTTCTCGCGGCACTGACGTTACCGTACACTCCGGGCTGGCTGGCGGCGACGCATTCACCCGACCGACAACTACCACCTctattttattataaagcacAATTAAGGTTTTAATTCACTTTCCGCCATCGCGAGTCGCGACTGCGTCCAGGCGAGCCGAACTTGTCCCGCGCTGCACGCACAAGCGGGTCGCCTCTAACTTTTGATAGCGAGCTAGCAGCACGACACCTGCCCTGCGACACAATTTTCCCCCGGTCGCCCCTCGCAGACTACGCAGCGCTACGTCACGCAGAACGCCGCGCAACTTCCCACTATCCCATTAGGCGGGGTGGAGCTCGGGCTCCGCGCAATGCACGCCGGGCCGGACGAGGAAGGGCCCTAGACGTAAAACCACGTTCAAAATGGCCGGCGGGTTCTTCCAGTGCGCGTCACCGTGTGGAGGTGCTTTTTGGAACGCAGGCCGGACTGCTAGCTCGTGTTCCGCCGAAAGTTCTCGTCAGTCCTAGCCGAACGTCGCTGGCGTGTTGTTAAAAAGCCAGCCTTCGAGGCAGCGAAGACTCGGACCGGTCAGTCCATTTGCATGTAAACGCATGTGAGCGGCGACCCTGTGGAGTTAAACGGGACCTGCGAATCGAATGGGACGGTGAGGCGCCCCCGCCAGCCTCGTCGCGTCTAACCCGGAAGTGTGCTGCTCCCTACTGGAGCCTGGAGTGTTTTACATCTACGCAACATTTGCTAAACCTCAGAGTCTGGGCAAAGTACTAAAGTCTGCACTGTTCTCCCCCACCCCTTTTTATGATAACAATAAAGAAAAGCATATTAAAAACAGCCGACAAGTTAATTTATaacaagaacatttatttaaacaaaattataaaaaaaaaaaaacaataacctcACTTGCTTCTGTGCAGCTCTATGCTGACCTGCAGTTGATATTTTTTCGTATGTTTACATCCAAAGTGAACTCAAAAAGTACATGCTTTACATTCTTCGGATTGCATAACCACTCCATGCTGCTTGTATCATCAAAATCTAACACGCATCAAAATCTAATAATACTACAGACAACTATCACACTCCCCTGTGCCAGcagtaaaaaatgcaaaagggAACTTCCAGGTCGGTTGCGGCTTGCCTCTGGGTGGTTCTGGGTAAACGGTGGCATCAGAGAATGTCACCGACGTAGTAAGTGCAAGAGGAGATGTTTTTGGACActgtaaaataaacaataaatgtcTGAACTGAATATTGAGGTAGCAGTGTAAAAGAAAACCATTGCCAACATTTCGCTTCATTTGAACGCTGTATGGTAGTACCTTCACTTTCTGACAGACGAAGAGGTATTTGGCTCCAAGTACGTAATTCTGAGGTAGGGATAGATGCCCTCTTCGAGCCCAGAGTAACTGGACGGAGACGGAGAGAGGAACTGTGCAGCCAAAGTCACACGTGCTCTCCTAAATCAAAGGAAGTCACAGAGCAACAGGGTTCATCTTCCAGTGGTAACACAGCATTCAACATTCCGAAGGAATATGACGTTACGGATGAACTCTACTATTTATTTTGTTCACATACAGGACACAGGTCACCAACCAATCAGACTTGTGCACTGTAATAAGCCTTACAGTGGGTGGTTGAGGGCAGTCGTCCATGATGACCTTTGCCCAGGCCAGCTGTGACCCTGAGTTCATGGCTACCTGGTCCGGGATGGCTGCGCCACGAAGAATTGTGTATAGCTGAGAGCTCAGCTCTGTGCAGTTGGTCGCAGGAGAGCTGCAATTTGATTGGTTTTCATCAATTAGGATCCCGTTCAATCGTTTATTCACATATGACATTTAAACTTTCTTCAGGGCTAAAATGATTGTACAGAGATGTTTTTTTCAATTAGACTCACCTGAATGTGCAGCCTGATATAGAGTTTAGCTGGAAAAGTATGGGAGCGCGGCCAGCGAGATCCACAGAGCACTCTCCACCTTCAGTCGCACCCACAACCGACAGCTAGCATGCATGCGGTTATggaacatttcacacacatacgGAAACCTCTGAAATGCATTGTGTACTCAGAGACTACAGGAAGGATACTGGTTTGAGTTCTTCCCCGAATCGACCAATCACAGGTGCTCCAGACATCAGTCCCACCGAGGCTCGTGGCACAGCTGTAGGACTGGCCGTGGCTAGCTGCAGCAGGAATTTTGAAGCCAAAAATTCATGCAACCAAAGGAACCAAAAATCCTAGACAAGAGCTAGAATTGAGACAAGCACCTGAAACTGGACAGCATGCTGCTGCAAGATCCGAGTGCCGATCACAGCGTCTGTCAAGGTCACGTTCACCGTCACCATGGTGATTTGCCCTCTGCTTGTATACTCAATGATATACTCTACCTGTGTATGGAGAAGTAAGATACTCTGAAACAGCATCCAAATGGAAAACTCCActttacaaaatgaacaaacacatgGAACATGCAGTCGTGACACAATaacaaacattacaaaatgacacaaaacatttattaacaaaaatgaTCCTTGCTATAACTTACCTTCGACACTATGTTCAAGCAAGACCCCTCCTTTTGTCTAGGCTCTGGCCACTCCATCACTGGGATAACAGATACCTATTGGGGATTTTACAGTGTCAACACTTACTTATATCAGAAGAAACTAACTGATAACTAATTGATAACGGCCAGAAGTGTAATTATGTATTACCAGCTTGTCTGTCATGTTCATTTTCTGTGGTTTAGGAATCTGCAACACAGAAAGCACCATTTTCATACAGCGATGCTCAGCATCATTCTATGACAGCATCACTTAAGTCTCCGCTGAAAGACTCTTACCCCGAGCAGGCTGATGTTGGAAAAGTACGAGCGAGCCCTCAGACCCAGGTCCAACCCACATGACTCAGCAGTCAGGGCACGAGAGCACAGTGTGGACCCAGACCGTAAGAATCCTTCAAGGCATGAAAACCGTTCATCATTTTCATCACACCAGTCAAATGTTTATGGATGCATCTACTCATTCATGGGTCTTgcaatttttacattacagacaCGGGACTattaaaataatgcaatatacagtatttggacacaccttctcattcaatgcattttctttattttcatgaccatttacatggtagattcttactgaaggcatcaaaactattaacaaacacatgtggagttctgtacttaacaaaaaaaaaaggaaaaataactcaaaacatgttttatattctagtttctttaaaatagccgccctttgcacactcttgccattctcgatgagcttcaagaggctgtcacctgaaatgcttttccaacttgaaggagttcccagaggtgtttagcacttgttggcccctttgccttcactctgcggtccagctcaccccaaaccctctcgattgggttcaggtccagtgactgtggaggccatgtctccactttttgttaagtacataactccacatgtgttcattcatagttgtgatgacttcagtgagaatctaccaacgtaaatggtcatgaaaataaagaaaacacattgaatgagaaggtgtgtccaaacgtttggcgtgtactgtatgtaataggcaaaaactaaataaacataaaagaaatactaaaaatgtttattgtattggattcttcaaaacggctccatcttagtctccataaccccCACAGGGTGGGTGAGTCCGAGCTTTTGGACGgcagcgtgtgctgtgatgcGCGGCAGTGGAACCTTACTGGCTGGGTTGCGATCAACACAGGAAAAGGTAGCTGGCCCCGGCGCTGGCTGTTTCAGTACACTGAGTACGGACAGGCCGCTGTAACGTATCAGAAGTACATCATCCACCTGCAGGAGTGAGATTCAGACTTGTACACCCTTCTGGAAGTGACAAGCATTGAAACATTTCATGGAGCAGGTATAGTGGTGACCTTGTAGAAATCTCTGGATGGGATGCTGAACGCTGCCGGCTCTTGAAGCGAGAAGTGAGGTGAGTCCAGGCGTTTGGGCTGGTCTGACAGCACTCGGAGGTTCTGCTGCTGTGATCCTGTCAGGAAATTTGCAGAACTTTGGCGTTTGGAAGTTGTAGCGGAACTGTGTGCAGAGTAGATATATGCACCGCTACCTTCCTCACTCTGCACGCAGAACAGGCCCTCCGTATCTGTTATGAGGGCCGGATCCACGTTGGCCCGAAACATCAGCCAGCTTTCGATGCAGGAGCCAGACCTGGGGACACAGGACTTGAATACCGTCCTACCGTTCACACAGCGTTCACAGAGGAGCGACATACCTAGATTCCCCGCCGCAGCTGTTGAACACGGTGGAGGGGTCGAGGACGCCACAGTCCACGACGTCACAGCAACAGCCAATGTCGCACAGCCCCGGGGTCAGGTCACACCAACACACTGCACACGCCGAAAGAAACAACAGATCGCGTCACAATTCGTGGTGCGACCCAACTCACGACGGAGCCGCCTTACGTGTCGGATCGGGGGTCGGCGCCGTCCCATCGGTGGTTGTGAAGTCAGATGACGTGGGTCCCGCGGACGGAGTGGGATCGGGGGCCGGGGGTGCCGACGGCGTTCCCGTATCGACTGCGGGGTTCGTGAAGTTGCCGTCTGTTGCATTGGCGGTTCGGTTGGAAACCGAGGCGTTTACAGCGACGACGAGAACCAGGACCAGTAGAGGATATTCGCGGTGCTCCATTTGTTGCGTCCCGCAATGCTTATTTCAACGTTGGATTCATTGCGTCCCTACCCACACAGAAATAGTGTACACGGTTAGCCATGTCAACAGTGTCGGTGGTTGCCGAGGCAGCCTTCTTCTCTCGCAGCCTGATACTGCGGGATGAAGTTGCATCTTTTTCCATCGTACAGCGACACCTGGGGGGCTGGAGGGAATCTTGCACACACTGCACCGTTTAGAGTGTCACGCTTATGTGATAGAACCAACTCAACATAAGCATGTTTTAGTTTATTGATCTGAGTACATGCTACGTATTCATGAAAacgactttttaaaaatcaaagtGATACAAAGAATGTTGTTTAAGCATAAAAAACCAAACAATTGACAGACCAAATTCTTACAAATGAATTaagatttaaaagtgaaagtgaaggtcacagtgatacacagcacagcatacggtgcacaaaTCGAAAtccgtcctctgcttttaaccatcacccatagtgagcagtcatgacaggtgctcggggagcagtgtgtggggacggtgctttactcagtggcaccttggcagaccgggattcaaagcgacaaccttctgattatggggctgatttcttaaccactaggccaccaccgccccaagacagatttattgtcagtgcaacagtatacacagtatgcATTGTCttgaaatactgttttacacagACCCCCTTAGTGTGATcgcaaaatataaatgtttatataaatgttattcatCACACATgaatttacaaaatgttaaaaaaattgctCTGAATTGAAACCAAAAcgaaaaattaaatacatataaagaCTAAGGTCTGTAAGGTAAATAGACTGCTGAATATCAGCCCACTTTgcctattttatttatttttgaatgctGAAAGTGATAAGTGATAAGTGACACACAACAGCATGAACACCATTTACAGCCGTGAACGGCCCCCGGTGAGCAGCGTGTGTCTGCTTTcatttcccgctaggccacccttTGCGCCATGTTTGTAAAAAGTACTTGAAAAAGTATATATAgcaaaaaatattgtaaacaaataattattgtatttgtggTG
The window above is part of the Denticeps clupeoides chromosome 6, fDenClu1.1, whole genome shotgun sequence genome. Proteins encoded here:
- the LOC114792650 gene encoding tectonic-3-like isoform X1, with the translated sequence MEHREYPLLVLVLVVAVNASVSNRTANATDGNFTNPAVDTGTPSAPPAPDPTPSAGPTSSDFTTTDGTAPTPDPTLCWCDLTPGLCDIGCCCDVVDCGVLDPSTVFNSCGGESRSGSCIESWLMFRANVDPALITDTEGLFCVQSEEGSQQQNLRVLSDQPKRLDSPHFSLQEPAAFSIPSRDFYKVDDVLLIRYSGLSVLSVLKQPAPGPATFSCVDRNPARFLRSGSTLCSRALTAESCGLDLGLRARSYFSNISLLGIPKPQKMNMTDKLVSVIPVMEWPEPRQKEGSCLNIVSKVEYIIEYTSRGQITMVTVNVTLTDAVIGTRILQQHAVQFQLATASPTAVPRASVGLMSGAPVIGRFGEELKPLSVVGATEGGECSVDLAGRAPILFQLNSISGCTFSSPATNCTELSSQLYTILRGAAIPDQVAMNSGSQLAWAKVIMDDCPQPPTESTCDFGCTVPLSVSVQLLWARRGHLSLPQNYVLGAKYLFVCQKVKCPKTSPLALTTSVTFSDATVYPEPPRGKPQPTWKFPFAFFTAGTGECDSCL
- the LOC114792650 gene encoding tectonic-3-like isoform X2, whose translation is MEHREYPLLVLVLVVAVNASVSNRTANATDGNFTNPAVDTGTPSAPPAPDPTPSAGPTSSDFTTTDGTAPTPDPTLCWCDLTPGLCDIGCCCDVVDCGVLDPSTVFNSCGGESRSGSCIESWLMFRANVDPALITDTEGLFCVQSEEGSQQQNLRVLSDQPKRLDSPHFSLQEPAAFSIPSRDFYKVDDVLLIRYSGLSVLSVLKQPAPGPATFSCVDRNPARFLRSGSTLCSRALTAESCGLDLGLRARSYFSNISLLGIPKPQKMNMTDKLVSVIPVMEWPEPRQKEGSCLNIVSKVEYIIEYTSRGQITMVTVNVTLTDAVIGTRILQQHAVQFQLATASPTAVPRASVGLMSGAPVIGRFGEELKPASCRLWVRLKVESALWISLAALPYFSS